Proteins co-encoded in one Kineosporia corallincola genomic window:
- a CDS encoding fibronectin type III domain-containing protein, with the protein MPYRLMPASGSNPVYLWNVSAGSETFVLPANFATGRKITFLREDASVNTATVQAPTGQTLDGSLNGTSVVPANGEKSFFPTDPGIWESLGGSGGGGGAVSSVAGQTGDVSAATIASAVATQTALTSSFASRSADYADGRSYNIGDLVTYSGAIYRITSAYTSSGGALDLTKATAVGGSGSSSGPGTDTWLKNAGNWAVKTVSTSDSATGLPLTGTVLWTDGLEGAFTFTLTSGDYSAWTVTWVSGGTTKTVAASGITYDTNGNRLGPTSVAVTTGGTATAPSAPTNVTATTGSQVNVTWTLGADGGSALTGQKIQVSSNGGTSWTDALTVSGTATSATITTGLTAGTSYIVRVQATNAVGTTSSSPSSAVTAGAVATIYSSDPLTGSGALGTDTQGHTWTMPNTVAYTRTTDGAYPTAGTGGTYSATLDDGQTDGDYRLKHSLQSTAAWGILVAGSADHTTGYLCWVSAGTNLMISKRTGPSTFPGPALATAAVTYSSGAELRVTKSGTTITATYNGVTVTATDSTYSGPQCGIYNYNANGTGRFTGWSHAAL; encoded by the coding sequence ATGCCGTACCGACTGATGCCCGCATCCGGGTCGAACCCGGTTTACCTGTGGAATGTGAGCGCGGGAAGCGAAACTTTCGTTCTCCCGGCTAACTTCGCGACAGGCCGCAAGATCACGTTCTTACGTGAAGACGCATCGGTGAACACTGCCACCGTGCAGGCTCCCACCGGGCAGACCCTCGATGGGTCCCTGAACGGGACCTCTGTCGTCCCCGCCAACGGTGAGAAGTCCTTCTTCCCGACCGACCCAGGGATCTGGGAATCCCTCGGCGGATCCGGCGGCGGAGGCGGAGCGGTCTCCTCCGTCGCCGGCCAGACAGGAGACGTCAGCGCAGCCACAATCGCATCAGCCGTCGCCACCCAGACCGCTCTCACGTCAAGCTTTGCCAGTCGCTCAGCCGACTACGCCGACGGCCGCTCATACAACATCGGGGACCTCGTCACCTACTCCGGTGCGATCTACCGGATCACCAGCGCCTACACCTCATCCGGCGGCGCGCTCGACCTCACCAAGGCCACCGCCGTCGGAGGAAGCGGCAGCAGTTCGGGGCCGGGGACAGATACCTGGCTGAAGAACGCAGGTAACTGGGCGGTGAAGACCGTCTCCACCTCGGATTCCGCGACCGGCTTACCGCTAACCGGGACCGTGCTGTGGACCGACGGCCTGGAGGGCGCGTTCACCTTCACGCTGACCTCCGGCGACTACTCGGCCTGGACAGTGACGTGGGTGAGCGGAGGAACCACCAAAACGGTTGCAGCCTCGGGCATCACCTACGACACCAACGGCAACCGGCTCGGCCCCACCTCCGTAGCAGTCACGACCGGCGGAACCGCGACCGCGCCGTCAGCACCCACCAACGTCACTGCGACGACCGGCAGCCAGGTCAACGTCACGTGGACCCTCGGTGCCGATGGTGGATCAGCGTTGACCGGTCAGAAGATCCAGGTCTCCAGCAACGGAGGCACCTCATGGACCGACGCCCTCACGGTCAGCGGCACCGCGACCTCAGCAACCATCACGACCGGCCTCACCGCAGGGACCAGCTACATCGTCCGGGTGCAGGCGACGAACGCAGTGGGCACCACATCATCGTCTCCGTCGTCCGCCGTCACGGCTGGCGCGGTCGCCACGATCTACTCGTCCGACCCACTGACCGGTTCTGGCGCCCTGGGAACTGACACCCAGGGCCACACCTGGACGATGCCGAACACCGTCGCCTACACCAGGACGACAGACGGCGCCTACCCGACCGCAGGTACCGGCGGTACGTACTCGGCAACCCTGGATGACGGCCAGACCGACGGTGACTACCGGCTCAAGCACTCATTGCAGTCCACGGCTGCATGGGGAATTCTCGTGGCCGGCTCCGCGGATCACACGACTGGCTACCTGTGCTGGGTGAGTGCCGGCACGAACCTGATGATCAGCAAGAGGACCGGACCATCCACGTTCCCAGGCCCGGCCCTGGCCACCGCGGCAGTGACGTACTCCTCCGGCGCCGAGCTCCGCGTGACTAAGTCCGGGACGACGATCACCGCCACCTACAACGGCGTGACGGTAACCGCGACGGACTCGACGTACTCCGGCCCGCAGTGCGGCATCTACAACTACAACGCCAACGGGACAGGCCGCTTCACCGGCTGGTCGCACGCAGCCCTCTGA